One window of Hujiaoplasma nucleasis genomic DNA carries:
- a CDS encoding alpha-amylase family glycosyl hydrolase encodes MKKLLMFILAAFLFVGIVACDGEGTIDVTDEPTTVQVTEAPTQAPTDELTTEYISEEMTSIEPIYLEPTLDSGYLVDNPQDGLILHAWNWSLVNIEAHLEEIAIAGFSSVQISPLQPQKDYFGDASWGSAWWKLYQPLGFEIATSDHYIGTLEQLISLTSEADLYGINIIVDVVANHLAGGTSTSLNDEVEDYEFEIFSQNLIHTDNGLVSDASIQAVTKGALGDYPDLQTESDIVQNAVLDLLKAYVDAGVDGFRFDAAKHIETPNDGDYASDFWPTIINGIQTYAGNDLYIYGEILNTPGNNRSYSDYTDYMALTMNGMSDRVRNAVVLRDSSRLDNINNYGEVPANQTILWAESHDDYAAGHTDGINDLNMTKAYVINTSRKDATTLYFARPNQASFMGDIGSYLWQSLEVATINRFHNYFVGGDEVVSIQNGFFLNERTLSNQEGIVIVDVDRTGQVDALEVSSISDGYYLDQVSGNFFTVVNGKISGEMGESGIAVIYNNPHPTLPAVYVSNTGESGSFSDTLDISIYSHSAEQAFYSINGGDQIAFSGNIDLVLSHPDLNAIVTLTIDVYAGDYHLSKTYEYTKSNTVIEEVIVNNLDFSTSQYRIVAWTWKTGQDGQWAMGVYEDGTFTFDLPEGNDYFLLVLFPVATSSNNWNIKAFQTGDIPVPNDGIYDGSNIVWN; translated from the coding sequence TTGAAAAAATTATTAATGTTTATTTTGGCAGCTTTCTTGTTTGTTGGTATTGTTGCTTGTGATGGTGAAGGGACAATTGATGTTACTGATGAACCAACAACAGTTCAAGTAACAGAAGCACCAACTCAAGCACCAACAGATGAACTGACAACAGAATATATTTCTGAAGAAATGACAAGTATTGAACCTATATATTTAGAACCTACTCTTGATTCTGGTTATCTTGTAGATAATCCACAAGATGGTTTGATTTTACATGCTTGGAACTGGTCTTTGGTAAATATTGAAGCCCATTTAGAAGAAATTGCTATTGCTGGATTTTCTAGTGTGCAAATATCCCCTTTACAACCGCAAAAGGATTATTTTGGAGATGCTTCATGGGGGTCTGCTTGGTGGAAGTTATACCAACCATTAGGCTTTGAGATTGCTACTAGTGATCACTATATTGGTACCCTTGAACAATTAATCTCATTAACATCTGAGGCAGATTTATATGGGATTAATATTATTGTTGATGTAGTCGCTAATCATTTAGCTGGTGGTACTTCTACATCTTTAAATGATGAAGTTGAAGACTATGAATTTGAAATATTTTCACAAAACTTAATCCATACAGATAATGGTCTAGTTTCTGATGCTTCTATTCAAGCAGTGACTAAAGGCGCTTTGGGGGATTATCCAGATTTACAAACAGAAAGTGATATTGTTCAAAATGCTGTTTTAGATCTTTTAAAAGCATATGTAGATGCAGGTGTAGACGGTTTTAGGTTTGACGCCGCTAAACATATAGAAACACCAAATGATGGTGATTATGCCAGTGATTTTTGGCCAACAATCATCAATGGTATTCAAACTTATGCAGGCAATGATTTATATATCTATGGAGAAATACTAAACACACCGGGAAATAACCGTTCTTATAGTGATTACACTGATTATATGGCTTTAACCATGAATGGTATGTCTGATCGTGTAAGAAATGCAGTGGTTTTAAGAGATTCATCTCGTTTAGATAATATCAATAATTACGGGGAAGTTCCCGCCAATCAAACGATATTATGGGCTGAATCACATGATGATTATGCTGCTGGACATACAGATGGTATTAATGATTTAAATATGACTAAGGCTTATGTAATCAATACTTCTAGAAAAGATGCAACCACGCTTTATTTTGCTAGACCTAATCAGGCAAGTTTTATGGGTGATATTGGTTCTTATTTATGGCAATCTTTAGAAGTTGCAACAATCAATAGGTTCCATAATTATTTTGTTGGTGGAGATGAAGTTGTTTCTATTCAAAATGGTTTCTTTTTAAATGAAAGAACTTTATCAAATCAAGAAGGTATTGTTATTGTTGATGTAGATAGAACTGGCCAAGTAGATGCTTTAGAGGTAAGTTCTATATCTGATGGCTATTATTTAGACCAAGTATCAGGTAATTTCTTTACTGTTGTAAACGGTAAAATATCAGGTGAAATGGGTGAAAGTGGTATAGCGGTGATTTATAATAATCCACATCCTACTTTACCAGCTGTATATGTTTCTAATACAGGAGAAAGTGGAAGTTTTTCTGATACTTTAGATATTAGTATCTATTCTCATAGTGCTGAACAAGCATTTTATTCAATTAATGGTGGAGATCAAATTGCTTTTTCAGGAAATATAGATCTTGTATTAAGTCATCCTGACTTAAACGCAATTGTGACTTTAACCATTGATGTATATGCTGGTGATTATCACTTATCAAAAACTTATGAATATACTAAGTCCAATACTGTGATAGAAGAAGTTATCGTTAATAACTTAGATTTCTCAACAAGCCAATACAGGATTGTTGCCTGGACTTGGAAGACTGGTCAAGATGGTCAGTGGGCTATGGGGGTTTATGAGGACGGCACATTTACTTTTGATTTACCAGAAGGTAATGATTATTTCTTATTGGTACTTTTCCCAGTAGCGACTTCTTCAAATAATTGGAATATTAAAGCTTTTCAAACAGGTGATATTCCAGTTCCTAATGATGGAATCTATGATGGTTCTAATATAGTGTGGAATTAA
- a CDS encoding PadR family transcriptional regulator — MSDLKTIIEQTKTEMRRGLIVLSTLALLKNPHYGYSLVQTLEEKGIPIDGNTLYPLLRRLEKQRLLKSEWEVEVSKPRKYYKITEEGLQVLNELIESWKSSKKSIQTIIGDYENE; from the coding sequence ATGAGTGATTTAAAAACCATTATTGAACAAACAAAAACAGAAATGCGACGAGGACTTATTGTTTTATCAACTTTAGCTTTACTGAAAAATCCGCATTATGGTTATTCACTTGTTCAAACTTTAGAAGAAAAAGGTATACCCATTGATGGAAATACCCTTTATCCTTTATTAAGAAGACTGGAAAAACAAAGGTTACTGAAGAGTGAATGGGAAGTTGAAGTATCAAAACCAAGAAAATACTATAAGATTACTGAAGAAGGACTTCAGGTACTAAATGAACTGATTGAGTCATGGAAATCATCAAAAAAATCAATCCAAACCATTATAGGAGACTATGAAAATGAATGA
- a CDS encoding leucine-rich repeat domain-containing protein, with protein MKFKVYLIGFLILILGFMVSCNDNNQTTLQEEDTNEDSSLAFDQTYVYQDLLMDYYTFAYQTYDINLSQGLELDFYDQIKSVSFFVHKGYVDGLRVGDYEYVDREYIYAYMLIHFDDALGVNPHVFRVERNLISQYYSARIIEVNQNYSFDDFVVAQKSFIEGMKSQYLSDYELIDENSVYLYQEYENTYTISELNSLVGNIEIIEDDYFGYLINDYEATIIGFKEGVDDLLDISIPEKIESYDVKYFREYSFVTYDIESVFLPKTIENIQLIRGIKHVKEITIHEDNPYFKSLNNVVYNKSLDRLIMYPSQRQGLDFVLPQSVKTIGEYSFFRAPIFNMNFEEGSSLERIERFAFQQSQLKSIVLPASLKYIEQYSFENLFYLEVVTIPENSLLEYIGDYAFFNTSITSIFIPENLKTIYPSSFTKNSNLEAFLVDEDNSYFKSIDGVLFSKDGASLLAYPSHREGTSYSVNSSVKRLGTDAFAYSSLTQIIFEDENNLEIIGNRTFYNSMITSFVLPPKVNEIGVSAFSGTVQLKVFDFNNNQELKRIPDYMFSGSSIIDLYLPDQIESIGRFAFSACEYLEYIELNDSGNLKTIETYAFQGNYRLKNIFIPQSLSVIETKAFYFDDQTNIYIQENADESQWDPSWYDREQDIYRDVLDYGQFEDFIYLQLSDETLTIVKILIHDRKEEVAIPEYINENQVTRIEENVLLGEYNSLSIYIPQSILQIEAYAFSGLNGLIKTGFASKPDGWNLAWNRHYDYSGSISVLWSQPS; from the coding sequence ATGAAATTTAAAGTTTATTTGATTGGTTTTTTGATTTTAATCTTAGGGTTTATGGTTTCGTGTAATGATAACAATCAAACTACTCTTCAAGAAGAAGATACAAATGAAGATTCATCACTCGCTTTTGATCAAACTTATGTTTATCAAGATCTTTTGATGGATTATTATACTTTTGCTTACCAGACTTATGATATTAACTTATCACAGGGTTTAGAACTTGATTTTTATGATCAAATTAAAAGTGTTTCTTTCTTTGTTCATAAGGGTTATGTGGATGGTCTTCGGGTAGGTGACTATGAATATGTGGATAGAGAATATATTTATGCCTATATGTTAATACATTTTGATGATGCTTTGGGTGTTAACCCACATGTTTTTAGGGTTGAAAGAAATTTAATTAGTCAATACTATTCAGCGAGAATTATTGAAGTCAATCAAAACTATAGCTTTGATGATTTTGTTGTTGCACAAAAGTCTTTTATTGAAGGTATGAAAAGTCAATATTTAAGCGATTATGAATTGATTGATGAAAACTCGGTTTATTTGTATCAAGAATATGAAAATACATACACTATTTCAGAGTTAAATTCTTTAGTAGGAAATATTGAAATCATTGAAGATGATTATTTTGGTTATTTAATTAATGATTATGAAGCTACCATCATAGGATTTAAAGAGGGTGTTGATGATTTGCTTGACATTTCTATTCCAGAGAAAATTGAATCCTATGATGTGAAGTACTTTAGGGAATATTCTTTTGTGACATATGACATAGAGTCTGTTTTTTTACCAAAAACAATTGAAAATATTCAATTAATAAGGGGTATAAAACATGTTAAAGAAATCACTATTCATGAAGATAATCCTTATTTTAAAAGCCTTAATAATGTTGTTTACAACAAGAGTTTAGATAGACTTATAATGTATCCTAGTCAAAGACAAGGACTTGACTTTGTCTTGCCCCAATCTGTTAAAACGATTGGTGAATATAGTTTTTTTAGGGCACCTATATTTAATATGAATTTTGAAGAAGGAAGTTCTTTAGAAAGGATTGAAAGGTTTGCTTTTCAACAAAGTCAGTTAAAGTCGATAGTTTTACCTGCATCCTTGAAATATATTGAGCAATATAGCTTCGAAAACTTATTTTATTTAGAAGTAGTAACAATTCCAGAAAATAGTTTATTAGAATATATTGGAGATTATGCTTTTTTTAATACTTCAATCACATCGATATTTATTCCTGAAAACCTTAAGACTATCTATCCTTCCTCATTTACTAAGAATTCAAATTTAGAAGCATTTTTAGTTGATGAAGATAATAGCTATTTCAAATCAATAGATGGGGTACTCTTTAGTAAAGATGGGGCTTCGTTATTAGCTTACCCGAGTCATAGAGAAGGTACTAGTTATTCCGTTAATTCTTCAGTGAAAAGACTTGGGACGGATGCTTTTGCTTATTCTAGCCTGACACAAATTATTTTTGAGGATGAAAACAATCTTGAAATCATAGGAAATAGAACTTTTTATAATTCCATGATTACTTCTTTTGTTTTACCTCCTAAGGTCAATGAAATTGGTGTGAGTGCTTTTTCTGGTACAGTTCAATTAAAGGTCTTTGATTTTAATAATAATCAGGAATTAAAAAGAATCCCTGATTATATGTTTTCTGGTTCATCCATTATAGACTTATATTTGCCAGATCAAATCGAAAGTATTGGTCGTTTTGCTTTTTCTGCTTGTGAATATCTTGAATATATTGAATTAAATGATTCAGGGAACTTGAAAACCATAGAAACCTATGCTTTTCAAGGAAATTATCGTTTAAAAAATATCTTTATCCCTCAAAGTCTTTCAGTTATTGAAACAAAAGCTTTTTACTTTGATGACCAAACCAATATATACATTCAAGAAAATGCAGATGAGTCTCAATGGGATCCTTCATGGTATGATCGTGAACAAGATATCTATAGGGATGTCTTAGACTATGGTCAATTTGAAGACTTTATTTATCTTCAACTAAGTGATGAGACATTAACCATTGTTAAAATTCTTATCCATGACAGAAAAGAAGAAGTTGCAATACCTGAATACATTAATGAGAATCAAGTCACAAGAATAGAAGAAAATGTTTTATTGGGAGAATATAACTCATTATCTATCTACATTCCTCAATCAATTCTTCAGATAGAAGCCTATGCTTTTTCTGGTTTGAATGGGTTAATTAAGACAGGGTTTGCATCAAAACCTGATGGTTGGAATCTTGCTTGGAATCGTCATTACGACTATAGTGGTTCTATCAGTGTTCTTTGGTCTCAACCAAGCTAA
- a CDS encoding cupin domain-containing protein — MKHFNLEDLKAEINIRGVHAKTLVNHKNTTIKNLLLKKGESIPTHQVPVDVTFFVLEGKGQITIDDESYPVKANDIVLCPPNVPMSVKADDESPLSFLNIKTPGI, encoded by the coding sequence ATGAAACATTTTAACTTAGAAGACTTAAAGGCAGAAATTAACATTAGAGGTGTCCATGCTAAAACCTTAGTTAACCACAAAAACACAACCATAAAAAATTTATTACTAAAAAAAGGTGAAAGCATACCAACCCATCAAGTTCCAGTAGACGTTACCTTTTTTGTTCTAGAAGGTAAAGGACAGATCACTATTGATGATGAAAGTTATCCAGTCAAAGCCAATGACATTGTCTTATGTCCGCCAAATGTTCCAATGTCTGTTAAGGCAGATGATGAATCGCCTTTATCATTCTTAAACATTAAAACACCAGGTATTTAA
- the ric gene encoding iron-sulfur cluster repair di-iron protein — protein sequence MVSKFPKAADIFHKNKIDYCCGGHRSLKEVTKDQNINLNDLIFNLEDYYNKMSVNTTTDWNKAPYDQLVNHILQEHHAFLHTNLPIIGEHIKTILRVHGENHPELMALYQNFQQLKTELEMHLIKEETIQYPAIEAYLQSHKKEDLEKAIHVIDDLEDEHEVAGSLLKTINQLTNNYQRPEDGCETFDKTYQMLDQLEKNTFTHIHLENNILFIRLKEEI from the coding sequence ATCGTTTCTAAATTCCCAAAAGCAGCTGATATATTCCATAAAAATAAAATAGATTATTGTTGCGGAGGCCATAGAAGTTTAAAAGAAGTTACTAAAGACCAAAACATTAACTTAAATGACCTTATATTCAACTTAGAGGACTATTATAATAAAATGAGTGTCAATACCACCACAGATTGGAATAAGGCTCCATATGACCAATTAGTCAACCATATATTACAAGAACATCATGCTTTTTTACATACTAATCTTCCAATCATAGGTGAACATATTAAAACCATCTTAAGAGTCCATGGCGAAAACCACCCAGAATTAATGGCTTTATACCAAAACTTCCAACAACTAAAAACCGAATTAGAAATGCATTTAATTAAGGAAGAAACCATTCAATACCCAGCCATTGAAGCTTATCTTCAATCACATAAAAAGGAAGACTTAGAAAAAGCTATCCATGTGATCGATGATTTAGAAGATGAACACGAAGTTGCTGGTTCTTTATTAAAAACAATCAATCAATTAACCAATAATTATCAAAGGCCTGAAGATGGATGTGAAACCTTTGATAAAACTTATCAAATGTTAGACCAATTAGAAAAGAATACTTTCACCCATATCCATTTAGAAAACAATATATTGTTCATAAGGTTAAAAGAAGAAATATAA